A single window of Gadus morhua chromosome 22, gadMor3.0, whole genome shotgun sequence DNA harbors:
- the LOC115536211 gene encoding IgGFc-binding protein, producing the protein MTSCVWLFNSFKEFSVQTMGIYVTIFAVLLLSGFCNAGPATVATQKGMCWVLGNTNYRTFDGYSYNFIGNCTYVMAKNCDVDGTHPAFEVDEKNVNIPNSNLTGVGMVTISVYGTIIDIAHNEFGLVRVNNQLWNLPINLDNGKVILSQRGFSVVVETDFGLVVQYDWQQYFTITVPSEFAGKVCGMCGNFNGKQDDDLTIPSGAYAKDQQDIGNGWRVPGVVGDTTCQDTCIGQCQICKPTFVEQLEDYNICSALSQVMDKDFQACTRLFDPKQFLQNCMVELCNGVPMKQYYCDTLQMYSETCQRAGVPGQKWREANKCSPPKCQENSYYERCGSSCPAICGDLTAPSNCKASCVETCTCNDGFVLSGSKCMPKAQCGCLYEGRYVAVGASFWGGDTCNERFTCSAEGKLTMEKTSCPTGQQCQVVKGIRGCYAVNYATCMVSGDPHIVTFDGELYNFQGTCTYELASVSSSQKTLENFSVILQNSGQDKRTGSVVNLVEVKVYGNTVTISKEQPGFVTVNGKLSYLPMALNGTKLQLYTIGWFVVLKADFGLEVYYDWNSVVFVQVPSTYKGSTIGLCGNYNLNPKDDMRMKNGKEAATAEELGQSWQVASTPGCVNGCTGPCPGCTASQKDQYNTNTYCGLISDPTGPFRDCHSVVDPAKFLNDCIYDVCLYQGRGSMQCKTMTAYTAACQLKGAKVYPWRSDTLCDAQCPVNGHYEICSAGCQKSCQNPESSYHCGAQCMEGCICNDGFVLSGNECVPSAQCGCPFNGKYYKYGQVFYPDGQCQQECLCNGTVQCQKFSCGPNEKCEVKDGGHSCQPVGKGVCSISGDPHYNTFDNSTYDFQGTCTYTAAEACHLNGTRLTAFSVAVENERWYAMNSNPQVSVAKLVAVEVYGSLLVLRRNQIGMVMRNGILAHIPLNLNEGKVQVYQDGYNYVILTDFGLRVTYDMIYHITVTVPSNYMDHTCGLCGNFNDNNADEFTLPDGKVTKDVQSFGAAWKVAVRGVVCEDGCSGDLCPKCDESKKEVFEKDCQVLTDPKGPFSTCHNVIDPASYFRDCVYDVCMVNGDRAVLCDSIGAYMMDCQTFGVKIPTWRTPTFCPLTCPANSHYQICGQSCDTPCPNLSSIVVCPEKCAEGCACNAGYNFNGTGCVSLDQCSCYFEGRSYKVGESIVSEDCHTIHTCQASGVVVSQSMLCQNTEICQIQNGTRGCFPRTCLLEDNGSLNSLDGARIFLNSGAFDIIQVCDPNVTDQWFRVVVRLEMCGTPAVNSIVGVHVYFTDMTFTITNHHDIWVNGKAMTESSFKKSNIALTVSGKTVTIDKDNSLQLSFNAFNDLTMSISGEMAEQVCGACGSLMTLNDKMFHEGGRLGLRVGTIAVKTDKWRAPDFPDC; encoded by the exons ATGACATCATGTGTGTGGCTTTTTAATTCTTTTAAGGAATTCTCGGTTCAAACCATGGGGATTTATGTGACTATATTTGCAGTTCTACTGTTGAGTG GATTCTGCAATGCAGGACCAGCAACTGTGGCAACCCAAAAAGGCATGTGCTGGGTTCTCGGTAACACTAATTACCGTACCTTTGATGGCTATTCGTACAACTTCATTGGCAACTGCACTTATGTCATGGCTAAGAACTGCGATGTAGACGGGACCCATCCAGCGTTTGAGGTGGACGAAAAGAACGTCAACATCCCCAATTCAAACCTCACAGGTGTGGGAATGGTCACCATCAGTGTTTACGGGACCATTATTGATATTGCCCATAATGAGTTTGGCCTTGTGCGG GTAAACAATCAACTTTGGAATCTCCCCATCAACTTGGACAATGGCAAGGTGATTCTGTCTCAGAGGGGGTTCTCTGTAGTTGTTGAGACAGACTTTGGCCTAGTGGTGCAGTATGACTGGCAGCAGTATTTCACTATCACAGTACCAAGTGAATTTGCAGGCAAGGTGTGTGGCATGTGTGGCAACTTTAACGGCAAGCAGGACGACGACCTCACCATTCCATCTGGGGCGTATGCCAAAGACCAACAGGATATAGGAAATGGCTGGAGGGTTCCTGGTGTTGTCGGTGATACCACTTGTCAGGATACCTGCATAGGACAGTGTCAAATCTGCAAGCCCACCTTTGTGGAACAATTGGAAGACTATAACATCTGTAGCGCTCTGTCACAAGTTATGGATAAGGATTTCCAGGCCTGCACCCGTCTCTTTGACCCCAAGCAATTTCTGCAGAACTGCATGGTTGAACTCTGTAATGGTGTCCCAATGAAGCAGTACTACTGTGACACTCTGCAAATGTACTCGGAGACCTGTCAGAGAGCTGGAGTCCCGGGCCAGAAATGGAGGGAGGCCAACAAATGCT CACCACCCAAGTGCCAAGAGAACAGCTACTATGAGCGCTGTGGCTCCAGCTGTCCTGCAATCTGTGGAGACCTCACTGCTCCCTCCAACTGCAAAGCCAGCTGTGTGGAGACATGTACTTGCAATGATGGGTTTGTGCTCAGTGGCAGCAAATGTATGCCCAAGGCCCAGTGTGGCTGCCTGTACGAAGGCCGGTATGTGGCGGTCGGTGCCTCCTTCTGGGGTGGGGATACTTGCAATGAGCGGTTCACATGCTCGGCCGAAGGGAAGCTGACCATGGAGAAGACTAGCTGCCCAACGGGTCAGCAGTGTCAGGTGGTTAAGGGCATTAGAGGTTGCTATGCTGTGAACTATGCCACATGCATGGTGTCTGGTGATCCCCACATTGTGACCTTTGATGGGGAGCTCTACAACTTCCAGGGCACTTGCACTTATGAATTggccagtgtctcctccagtcAGAAGACCCTGGAGAATTTCAGCGTTATTCTGCAGAACAGTGGGCAAGATAAGAGGACAGGCTCTGTGGTTAATCTGGTAGAGGTGAAGGTCTATGGCAACACTGTCACCATTAGCAAAGAACAACCTGGCTTTGTCACG GTCAATGGTAAGCTTTCTTACCTCCCAATGGCCCTGAATGGCACCAAACTCCAGCTCTACACTATCGGTTGGTTTGTTGTACTCAAGGCCGACTTCGGCCTGGAAGTCTACTATGACTGGAACAGTGTGGTGTTTGTCCAGGTGCCCAGCACTTATAAGGGCTCCACTATTGGTCTATGTGGCAACTACAACCTTAATCCCAAAGATGACATGCGGATGAAGAATGGGAAAGAGGCTGCCACTGCAGAGGAGCTTGGCCAGAGCtggcaggttgctagtaccccTGGTTGTGTCAATGGCTGCACAGGTCCATGTCCTGGCTGTACCGCCAGCCAGAAAGACCAGTACAACACCAACACGTACTGTGGACTCATCAGTGACCCCACAGGCCCATTCCGTGACTGCCACTCTGTAGTAGACCCTGCCAAGTTCCTCAATGACTGCATTTATGACGTATGTCTGTATCAGGGAAGAGGCAGCATGCAGTGCAAGACCATGACTGCCTACACGGCAGCATGCCAACTCAAAGGTGCCAAAGTATACCCCTGGAGGTCAGATACACTGTGTG ATGCTCAGTGTCCAGTGAATGGCCATTATGAGATATGCAGTGCTGGATGTCAGAAGTCCTGTCAGAACCCAGAGTCTTCTTATCACTGTGGGGCTCAGTGCATGGAAGGTTGCATCTGTAATGACGGTTTTGTTTTGAGTGGAAACGAGTGTGTGCCCTCTGCTCAGTGTGGTTGTCCGTTTAATGGAAAATACTACAAGTACGGCCAAGTGTTTTACCCTGATGGGCAGTGCCAGCAAGAATGTCTGTGTAATGGAACG GTACAATGTCAGAAGTTTTCCTGCGGGCCCAATGAAAAGTGTGAGGTAAAGGATGGTGGCCATTCGTGTCAGCCTGTTGGAAAGGGAGTCTGCTCCATCTCTGGGGACCCACATTACAACACCTTTGACAACAGCACCTATGACTTCCAAGGCACGTGCACATACACTGCAGCTGAAGCCTGCCACCTGAATGGCACAAGGCTGACAGCCTTCTCTGTGGCTGTGGAGAATGAGAGGTGGTATGCCATGAACAGCAACCCACAGGTCTCCGTCGCTAAACTTGTAGCAGTGGAAGTTTATGGAAGCCTCTTAGTTCTTCGACGGAACCAGATTGGAATGGTTATG cgaAATGGGATCTTAGCTCACATCCCGTTGAATCTTAATGAAGGTAAAGTTCAGGTTTACCAAGACGGCTACAACTACGTAATCCTAACTGACTTCGGCCTGCGGGTGACCTATGACATGATCTATCACATCACCGTCACCGTACCCAGCAACTACATGGACCACACTTGCGGTCTGTGCGGGAACTTCAACGACAATAACGCAGATGAATTCACACTGCCAGACGGTAAAGTGACCAAAGACGTGCAGAGCTTCGGGGCTGCCTGGAAGGTGGCCGTGCGTGGAGTGGTGTGCGAAGATGGATGCAGTGGGGACCTCTGTCCCAAGTGTGACGAAAGCAAGAAGGAAGTGTTTGAGAAGGACTGTCAAGTCCTCACCGATCCCAAAGGTCCCTTTTCTACGTGCCACAATGTCATAGACCCTGCCTCCTACTTCAGAGACTGTGTCTATGACGTTTGCATGGTGAATGGGGACAGGGCAGTGCTGTGTGACAGCATCGGGGCCTACATGATGGACTGCCAGACCTTTGGTGTGAAGATTCCAACCTGGAGGACCCCTACTTTCTGCC CCCTCACCTGCCCTGCAAACAGCCACTATCAAATCTGCGGCCAGTCTTGTGATACTCCATGCCCGAACCTCTCAAGCATCGTCGTCTGTCCAGAAAAGTGTGCAGAGGGCTGTGCGTGCAACGCAGGCTACAACTTTAACGGCACTGGCTGTGTTAGCTTGGACCAATGTAGCTGCTATTTCGAAGGGAGATCCTACAAG GTTGGGGAATCTATTGTATCTGAGGACTGTCATACAATCCATACCTGCCAAGCCTCAGGAGTAGTTGTGTCCCAGAGCATGCTTTGTCAGAACACAGAGATCTGCCAAATCCAAAATGGCACCAGAGGCTGTTTCCCCAGAACATGCCTTTTGGAAGATAACGGTTCTCTCAACTCGCTTGATGGAGCCAGGATCTTCTTAAACTCTGGGGCCTTTGATATCATCCAGGTCTGTGACCCAAATGTGACAGATCAGTGGTTTAGGGTTGTTGTAAGGTTAGAGATGTGTGGCACTCCTGCAGTCAACTCCATTGTGGGGGTTCATGTGTACTTCACCGACATGACGTTTACTATCACAAACCACCATGACATTTGG GTAAACGGAAAGGCCATGACTGAGAGCAGTTTCAAAAAGAGCAACATAGCCCTGACGGTCTCTGGCAAAACAGTCACAATCGACAAGGACAACAGTCTTCAGTTGTCTTTTAATGCTTTTAATGACCTCACGATGAGCATCAGCGGTGAGATGGCAGAGCAGGTTTGTGGCGCATGCGGTAGCCTCATGACTTTGAACGACAAAATGTTCCATGAAGGAGGTAGGCTGGGTCTGCGAGTAGGCACCATCGCTGTTAAAACGGACAAATGGAGGGCTCCTGATTTCCCGGACTG ttaA